The genome window CCCGACCAACAGCCGTCGCGGTCGGGGCCGTCCGGCGACGGCGAGAGCGCCACCGGTTCGTCGCGCCAGTCGACGAGGTCCTCGCTCGTCGCGTGCCCCCAGTGAATCGACCCGTGGAACGGCCCCGCGGGGTTGTACTGGTAGAACAGGTGATACCGCCCGTCGTGGTAGACGAGCCCGTTCGGGTCGTTCAGCCAGTTCGCGGGTGCGGCGAGATGGTATCCGGGTCGGTGGTGGTCGTCGGAAAGCGCCGCCCGGACCGTCTCGAACCCCTCGGTATCGTCGGGTCGTTCGGTGAACGTCGGCCACCGGTCGGAAGAGAGCGACGCCAGTAAGTTCCGTGCGAACCGGTCGCGTTCGCGCGTCTCGCCGCTCTCGCAGTCGAACTGGAGATGCTCGCCGACACCGGCGACCGCCCCCGCGCCGACGCGCCACGACAACAGCGACTTGTGACCAACCAACAGGTCGTCGCCGCGCAGTGAACTCCCGAGAACCTGCCCCCGTTCGGGGACGAGTGTCTCGTATCGCGCGAACTGTCGGCCGTCGTCGGGCGACGCCAGGTGGAACCGGTCGTCGAACGACTCGAACACCGGGTGGTCGGCGTAAAGCGCCTTCCGCGCGAATCCGGCGGGTTCGTGAACGTCTTCGACGCCGACGGCGTCCGGGCGGACGCTGTCGATGCCGAGGGGTTCGACCGCGGAGAGGGCGCGAAGCGAGAGAAGTACTCCGCCGCCGTCTTCGAGAAACGAGTGGATGCGTGGAGCGCTCTCGCGGACCACCGCCGGCCCGTCGTCGAGAGGCGCGTCGCGGTGCCACCAGACCGCGTCGTAGGCGCCGAGGTCGACGGCCCCCTCGGCGACGGCGGCGAACGAGACGATATCGGCGGTCGTCGCCGCCTCCGCGCACCACTCGTACGCCGCCCGCTGCTCCGGCGAACGGTCGGTTACGTACACACACGCGACGCGTGCTGGGAGCGTGTCCATCCTCTACGACTGACGTCGCTGGGCGATTAAGCGTTGCCGACTCCCGTTGGCGACCGGACGCGCTCCCGACCTGACTGTACGAGGGTTCAACAGACGGTAAGGCGAACGCCTCGGGGACGTACTCGCCGCCGGATAGTCGAGCACTCTCCCCTGGCGGGTGCCGGAAGCTCAATCGGCGGCCTGTTCGGCCTTGCGGGTCTCTTCTACTCGCAGCGGGTCGGCCGTCGAGGTCGCGGTGACCAGTCGCAGGACCTGTCCCGCGTTCGTGAGGAGTTTGTTCTCCGCCTTCCGGAGGTGTTCTTCGTACGTCGAGCGAGCGACGGCCGTCTTGCCGGCCAGTTCCCGGAGGGAGGTCTTCCGCGGTTGCTCGTAGTACCCGCTTTCCAGCGCTAACTGGAGTGCCGCTAACTGTCGGTCGGTGAGGTTCTCGAACAGCTGATTCGCCGGGGCTAACATGCTGTGAGGTATCTGCGTCTCCGAAATCGAGGTTTTCGAGAGCAACTCGATTTCTCTATCGGCTCGCAGGTCACCAAGTAGGTCCCGAATGTCTTCGCTGTCGAACGCGACCACTGTGTAGTGCTCCCATCCCTGGCGGTAGATCGTCGGCGACTGGTACAGGCAGTTGTGCTCCTCGAAGCGGTCGATGATGGACTCCTCGAGCGAACAGAGACAGGACTGCGTGACGACGTGATACCCGCTGTCGTCCTCCGACTCGTGCAGGACGGTCCCGATCTGGCCGATCTCCTCGAGTAACTCGTCGGTCGGCGTCGTCTCCGAGGAGATTTCGAGCACCTGGCAGTCACTCAGCGGCCACTCGCGTATGGTCAGGTCCGGGTGCCGTTCCGAGATCTTCCGGTACGGACACTCGTGTTCGACCCGAATCGAGGCCTCGTACAGACTCATGCGAACGATTTCGGTCTGGTAATGATTAAGGGTGCCGGCCATGTCCGGCAGCGCCTATATGCAAATACGAATCTTATCCGGGAACACCGATGCGAGAGCCACCGGCGGAAGAACTCGACGAACAGCTACGAGACGGCGACGGTAAGCCGCTCGTCCTCGACATCCGTCACGAAGACAACGAGGAGTCGCGCGTTCCGGACAGTCTCGGCGTCGGCGTTTGCGACGAGCGAACACCGTCCGAGAACTCGCGTCGAACGCCCGGAGCATCCCGAGAGCGCGTCGAGCGGACGAACGTCGGGCGGGAATCAGCCCCGTCGACGAGTCGGCCGAACCGGGTCCCAACAACTGCGCGACTGAGTGATTCATGAGTACGGAAACCGAACTCAAACAGGGCATCCGCGAGCACCTCGGGCAGTTCTCGCTACACGTCCTACTGGTGTTTGCGACGGGCCTGACCATCGGGTCCGAGCGCGCCGTCGTGCCTGTGCTAGGTCGTGACGTGCTCGGCGTCGAGTCGCTGCTCGTCATCGGCTCGTTCGTCGTCTCGTTCGGGTTCGTCAAGGCGCTGCTCAACCTCTACGCCGGCAAGTGGGGCGGCGAATACGGCCGCAAGCCGGTGCTCGTCCTCGGGTGGGCGACTGCACTACCGCTTCCGGTCATCCTGATCTTCGCGCCGAGTTGGGGCTGGATCACCGTCGGAAACATCCTCCTCGGCATCAACCAAGCGTTGACGTGGAGTATGGCGATCAACGCCAAGATAGACATCGCAGGTCCCGAGCAGCGAGGGCTGGCCGTCGGTATCGACGAGGCGTTCGGTTACAGCGGCGTCGCCGCCGGTGCCTGGGTCACGGGGGTCATCGCCGCCCGGACGAGTCTCCGACCCGAGCCGTTCTACTTCCTCGCTGTCGTGGTCGTGTTGGCGTTCCTCATCTCGATCTTCCTTATCAAGGAGACGGTCCAGCTCGCGGCGGTGGAAGTCGACGACGACGACCACCACGACGCGAATCTCCCGTTCATCGAGGTCCTGAAGCGGGCGACCTACGGAGACAGAACGCTGTTCGCCGCGGCACAGGCGGGTCACATCGAGAAGTTCGTCGACACGCTGTTCTGGCTCGCCGTCCCACTGTATCTCACCGGTCGGGGGCTCGGAATCGCGGCTGTCGGGCTCGTTATCGGAATCCACAGTGCGATGTACTTCTTTCAGATCGCAACCGGTGGCCTCGCGGATCGGATTGGTCGCCGCCCGCCCGTCGTCGTCGGCATGTTCCTCGCCGGCGCGGGTATCCTGGGAATGGTACTCGTCGAAGGGTATCTCCCGTGGGCCGTTCTCTCGGGCGTTTCCGGGCTCGGAATGGCGCTACTCTACCCGAATCTGATGACCGTTCCGGGCGATGCGGCTCATCCGACGTGGCGTGCGACGGGGATGGGCGTCTACCGGATGTGGCGTGACGCTGGCTACGGAGTCGGTGCGATCCTGATCGGACTCTCGATGGAGTTCGTGAACGTCGAAGCCGCGTTCTACACGACGGCGCTCCTGATGTTCGTCTCCGGCGCAATCGTCTACGTCTGGATGGAAGAGACCCATCCCGACTTCGGGACTCACGAGCCACCCGCTCCGGCTACTGAACCGCCAACTCGTGTCGTGTCTGAGGACTAGTGTTGTGGCCCGGGCCCTTTCTGGACTCGTTCGTCCTCAGTCTGTTTTGTCACGTCGGGAAATCCCGGCTGTCGAGAACCGATGCGGAAAACCCGTCCAACCGAGTCGCCGAAAAGAGCTGTTTGTAGAACCGCGGACCGGCCTTCGAGAGATTTCGTATCTCAGTATGTGGTTTACTCCTGGGTGCCCGCCGACGACGGCGACGGTCGCCCTCGACCGCGAAACGTCGACGGCACGTCGGTTCTGCCGGTTTCGACGGTCGAACCGGTTCCGATAAGTGTCGTCTCACCTTAGCTCGCGGTATGAACTACCGAACGCTGGGCGATTCGGGAGTGGAAGTGAGCGAAGTCGGCTTCGGCGCGTGGGTCGTCGGCACCGACTGGTGGGGCGACCGAACCGAACAGCAGGCCATCGAGATGATCGAACACGCCCTCGACCGGGGGATCACGTACTTCGACACCGGCGACGTCTACGGTCACGGCGACAGCGAGAAACTCGTTGGGAAGGCGCTTTCGGACCACCGCGACGAGGTGACGCTGTCGACGAAGATCGGCTACGACTTCTACAACCACCCGCAGGCGGGCCACGGCGAGTTGCCCAAGCGGTTGGACCCCGAGTGGATTCGAACCTGCGTCGAACGGAGCTTAGACCGGCTCGACACCGATTACGTCGACTTCCTCCAACTGCACAACGCGAACGTCGACGAAGTGACGCCGGAAGTGGTCGAGACGCTCGAATCGCTGCAGGAGGAGGGAACCGTCGACGCCCTCGGTTGGGCGCTCGGCCCCTCTATCGGGTGGCTCGCGGAGGGTGACCGCGCCGTCGAACTCGACTTCGACGCCGTTCAGACGGTGTTCAACGTGTTCGAGCAGACTCCCGGACGCCACTTCCTCGACACCATCG of Haloprofundus halophilus contains these proteins:
- a CDS encoding aldo/keto reductase, with amino-acid sequence MNYRTLGDSGVEVSEVGFGAWVVGTDWWGDRTEQQAIEMIEHALDRGITYFDTGDVYGHGDSEKLVGKALSDHRDEVTLSTKIGYDFYNHPQAGHGELPKRLDPEWIRTCVERSLDRLDTDYVDFLQLHNANVDEVTPEVVETLESLQEEGTVDALGWALGPSIGWLAEGDRAVELDFDAVQTVFNVFEQTPGRHFLDTIAREGADTSVIARVPHSSGLLNEQVTPDTELDAGDHRGFRPDEWYETGWEKVEALRFLERDGERTMGQAAIQWLLSHDAVASVTPTFRTADDIDEWAAASETPPLSEAEVERVETLYQDNFGVSRDDGMDSLRSSVDGADLVGTGKQNAGL
- a CDS encoding MFS transporter, yielding MSTETELKQGIREHLGQFSLHVLLVFATGLTIGSERAVVPVLGRDVLGVESLLVIGSFVVSFGFVKALLNLYAGKWGGEYGRKPVLVLGWATALPLPVILIFAPSWGWITVGNILLGINQALTWSMAINAKIDIAGPEQRGLAVGIDEAFGYSGVAAGAWVTGVIAARTSLRPEPFYFLAVVVVLAFLISIFLIKETVQLAAVEVDDDDHHDANLPFIEVLKRATYGDRTLFAAAQAGHIEKFVDTLFWLAVPLYLTGRGLGIAAVGLVIGIHSAMYFFQIATGGLADRIGRRPPVVVGMFLAGAGILGMVLVEGYLPWAVLSGVSGLGMALLYPNLMTVPGDAAHPTWRATGMGVYRMWRDAGYGVGAILIGLSMEFVNVEAAFYTTALLMFVSGAIVYVWMEETHPDFGTHEPPAPATEPPTRVVSED
- a CDS encoding helix-turn-helix domain-containing protein, which codes for MSLYEASIRVEHECPYRKISERHPDLTIREWPLSDCQVLEISSETTPTDELLEEIGQIGTVLHESEDDSGYHVVTQSCLCSLEESIIDRFEEHNCLYQSPTIYRQGWEHYTVVAFDSEDIRDLLGDLRADREIELLSKTSISETQIPHSMLAPANQLFENLTDRQLAALQLALESGYYEQPRKTSLRELAGKTAVARSTYEEHLRKAENKLLTNAGQVLRLVTATSTADPLRVEETRKAEQAAD